A stretch of the Vigna radiata var. radiata cultivar VC1973A chromosome 7, Vradiata_ver6, whole genome shotgun sequence genome encodes the following:
- the LOC106767391 gene encoding NHP2-like protein 1 — MTGEPVNPKAYPLADAQLTITILDLVQQAANYKQLKKGANEATKTLNRGISEFVVMAADTEPLEILLHLPLLAEDKNVPYVFVPSKQALGRACGVTRPVISCSVTTNEGSQLKSQIQQLKDAIEKLLI, encoded by the exons ATG ACAGGAGAACCAGTGAACCCCAAAGCTTACCCTTTGGCTGATGCCCAGCTCACAATAACCATACTAGATCTTGTTCAGCAAGCTGCAAACTATAAGCAGCTCAAAAAAGGTGCAAATGAAG CCACCAAGACTCTTAACAGAGGTATCTCTGAGTTTGTTGTAATGGCTGCTGATACTGAGCCCCTTGAGATTCTTCTCCATCTTCCTCTACTTGCTGAAGACAag AACGTTCCCTATGTGTTTGTCCCATCAAAACAAGCACTTGGACGTGCTTGTGGGGTCACTAGGCCAGTGATTTCTTGTTCTGTTACAACCAATGAAGGAAGTCAATTGAAATCTCAAATCCAGCAACTAAAG GATGCTATAGAGAAGCTTTTGATCTAA